From Caretta caretta isolate rCarCar2 chromosome 16, rCarCar1.hap1, whole genome shotgun sequence, the proteins below share one genomic window:
- the GBGT1 gene encoding globoside alpha-1,3-N-acetylgalactosaminyltransferase 1 isoform X2, which yields MTCWKVVKSVLILCLILIPIFIWMTVWNGPVHYLPHYLPCPEIFSMKLQYAEEKPVQLFPQRQDVLTLTPWLAPIVWEGIFNSELLDSAYKPLNLTIGVTAFAVGKYTTFVGRFVASAEKLFMKGYRVKYYIFTNDPQVIPRVQLQPGRSLSIVPIKKYSHWQEISMRRMEAINRHIAEVSHQEVNYLFCLDIDMVFHNPWGAETLGEMVAAIHPGYYNVPRSQFPYERRSSSAAFIPDSQGDFYYAGAVFGGLVKQVYEFTRACHMTILTDKANGIMATWQEESHLNRHFFSHKPSKLLSPEYVWDDTKPKPPEVRLIRFSTVDKDYKEIRD from the exons ATGACTTGCTGGAAAGTGGTGAAATCTGTTCTCATACTCTGCCTGATCCTCATTCCCATATTTATCTG GATGACCGTCTGGAATGGGCCAGTCCACTACCTTCCACACTACCTTCCTTGCCCAGAAATCTT CTCCATGAAACTACAATATGCAGAAGAGAAGCCTGTCCAGCTTTTCCCCCA GCGCCAGGACGTGCTGACTCTCACACCTTGGCTGGCCCCCAttgtttgggaaggaattttcaacTCCGAACTCTTGGACAGTGCCTACAAGCCACTGAACCTCACCATAGGGGTGACAGCCTTTGCCGTTGGCAA GTACACCACATTTGTGGGCCGCTTTGTGGCTTCGGCGGAGAAGCTCTTCATGAAAGGCTATCGAGTGAAGTACTACATCTTTACCAACGACCCCCAGGTGATCCCCAGAGTCCAGCTGCAGCCCGGCCGGAGCCTCAGCATTGTCCCCATCAAAAAATACTCTCACTGGCAGGAGATTTCCATGCGCAGGATGGAGGCAATAAACAGGCACATCGCAGAGGTGAGCCACCAGGAGGTGAACTACCTCTTCTGCCTGGACATCGACATGGTGTTTCACAACCCATGGGGGGCGGAGACTTTGGGTGAGATGGTAGCAGCCATACACCCTGGGTACTACAATGTCCCTCGCAGCCAGTTCCCTTATGAGAGGAGGAGCTCTTCCGCTGCCTTCATCCCTGACAGCCAGGGGGACTTCTACTATGCAGGGGCCGTCTTCGGCGGGCTGGTCAAGCAGGTGTACGAGTTTACCAGGGCCTGCCACATGACCATCCTGACAGACAAAGCCAACGGGATCATGGCGACCTGGCAGGAGGAGAGCCACCTCAATAGGCACTTCTTTTCCCACAAGCCCTCAAAGCTCCTCTCCCCGGAGTACGTGTGGGATGACACCAAGCCCAAGCCGCCTGAGGTGCGCCTGATACGCTTTTCCACGGTGGATAAGGACTACAAGGAGATACGGGACTGA
- the GBGT1 gene encoding globoside alpha-1,3-N-acetylgalactosaminyltransferase 1 isoform X1, with product MTCWKVVKSVLILCLILIPIFIWMTVWNGPVHYLPHYLPCPEIFSMKLQYAEEKPVQLFPQLFYPQPRLLDQKRQDVLTLTPWLAPIVWEGIFNSELLDSAYKPLNLTIGVTAFAVGKYTTFVGRFVASAEKLFMKGYRVKYYIFTNDPQVIPRVQLQPGRSLSIVPIKKYSHWQEISMRRMEAINRHIAEVSHQEVNYLFCLDIDMVFHNPWGAETLGEMVAAIHPGYYNVPRSQFPYERRSSSAAFIPDSQGDFYYAGAVFGGLVKQVYEFTRACHMTILTDKANGIMATWQEESHLNRHFFSHKPSKLLSPEYVWDDTKPKPPEVRLIRFSTVDKDYKEIRD from the exons ATGACTTGCTGGAAAGTGGTGAAATCTGTTCTCATACTCTGCCTGATCCTCATTCCCATATTTATCTG GATGACCGTCTGGAATGGGCCAGTCCACTACCTTCCACACTACCTTCCTTGCCCAGAAATCTT CTCCATGAAACTACAATATGCAGAAGAGAAGCCTGTCCAGCTTTTCCCCCA GCTATTTTATCCTCAGCCCAGATTACTGGATCAGAA GCGCCAGGACGTGCTGACTCTCACACCTTGGCTGGCCCCCAttgtttgggaaggaattttcaacTCCGAACTCTTGGACAGTGCCTACAAGCCACTGAACCTCACCATAGGGGTGACAGCCTTTGCCGTTGGCAA GTACACCACATTTGTGGGCCGCTTTGTGGCTTCGGCGGAGAAGCTCTTCATGAAAGGCTATCGAGTGAAGTACTACATCTTTACCAACGACCCCCAGGTGATCCCCAGAGTCCAGCTGCAGCCCGGCCGGAGCCTCAGCATTGTCCCCATCAAAAAATACTCTCACTGGCAGGAGATTTCCATGCGCAGGATGGAGGCAATAAACAGGCACATCGCAGAGGTGAGCCACCAGGAGGTGAACTACCTCTTCTGCCTGGACATCGACATGGTGTTTCACAACCCATGGGGGGCGGAGACTTTGGGTGAGATGGTAGCAGCCATACACCCTGGGTACTACAATGTCCCTCGCAGCCAGTTCCCTTATGAGAGGAGGAGCTCTTCCGCTGCCTTCATCCCTGACAGCCAGGGGGACTTCTACTATGCAGGGGCCGTCTTCGGCGGGCTGGTCAAGCAGGTGTACGAGTTTACCAGGGCCTGCCACATGACCATCCTGACAGACAAAGCCAACGGGATCATGGCGACCTGGCAGGAGGAGAGCCACCTCAATAGGCACTTCTTTTCCCACAAGCCCTCAAAGCTCCTCTCCCCGGAGTACGTGTGGGATGACACCAAGCCCAAGCCGCCTGAGGTGCGCCTGATACGCTTTTCCACGGTGGATAAGGACTACAAGGAGATACGGGACTGA